The Daucus carota subsp. sativus chromosome 9, DH1 v3.0, whole genome shotgun sequence genome window below encodes:
- the LOC108204065 gene encoding uncharacterized protein LOC108204065: MTDIVPGPNIIGKDINICLRPLIDELKILWNTGIETYDQSSKQNFTMRATLMWTISDYPAMSMISGWSGKGKLGCQVCLGSVQGFQLKHCGKCSFNGTNRIFLEPNDPLRRKSNLFDNAERRLFRGRLSGEGVKELLDGLVFPPPGKTNTKARSIGYGEEHHWTHVPIFYELPYWSSHSLRYSIDIMHTETNVFENLFFTIVNAKKSKDHKKARADCKHFGVLPHLWIDENGKSPKAPFSITRKQRKLLCEWISSLKLPDGYSSNISRCCNVEECTFYGFKSHDCHIFLQKLLPLAIRELLPAPIADAITAIANFFQDLCSSMVTKTDLEIMEKSVVKALCLLETIFPQSWFDSMEHLVVHLAEEIRLAGPAYWHWMYPIERLLGKLKQKVGNKARVEGSIAERYMEEEIVNICAFYFASDSIHNKLSRNEVLFDVQKTDKLEVFKYPCESLGKERSRYLYDDEQSLADEYVLLNSPEVQPYLRRYQDRVMRQCPQTTPQQLV; the protein is encoded by the exons ATGACCGATATAGTGCCGGGTCCGAATATCATTGGCAAAGATATTAACATTTGTCTAAGGCCtctcattgatgaattgaagatATTGTGGAATACGGGAATTGAAACATATGATCAATCttcgaaacaaaattttacaatgaGAGCGACTCTTATGTGGACAATTAGTGATTATCCCGCTATGAGTATGATAAGTGGATGGTCGGGTAAAGGAAAATTAGGATGTCAAGTGTGTCTTGGAAGTGTGCAAGGGTTTCAATTAAAACATTGTGGTAAATGTAGTTTCAATGGCACGAACCGAATATTCCTTGAACCAAATGATCCACTACGTCGGAaaagtaatttgtttgataatgcGGAAAGAAGATTGTTTCGTGGTCGTTTGTCCGGGGAGGGTGTAAAGGAGTTGCTTGACGGTTTAGTTTTTCCACCACCCGGAAAGACTAATACAAAGGCGAGGAGTATCGGATATGGGGAAGAGCATCATTGGACTCATGTTCCAATTTTTTATGAACTCCCTTATTGGTCTTCACATAGTTtacgatattcaattgatatcaTGCATACGGAAACAAATGTTTTTGAGAACCTATTTTTTACTATTGTGAATGCGAAAAAGTCAAAGGATCACAAAAAAGCAAGAGCGGATTGCAAGCACTTTGGTGTGTTACCTCATTTGTGGATCGATGAAAATGGCAAGTCACCCAAAGCACCTTTTTCCATTACAAGAAAACAACGTAAACTTTTGTGTGAATGGATTAGTTCACTGAAACTTCCAGACGGTTATTCCTCAAATATATCTCGTTGTTGTAATGTTGAGGAGTGTACATTTTATGGATTCAAATCGcatgattgtcatatatttcttcaaaaattattgcCTCTTGCAATTCGTGAGCTTTTACCGGCGCCTATAGCGGATGCCATCACGGCAattgcaaatttttttcaagatttgtgcTCATCAATGGTTACAAAAACCGATTTGGAAATAATGGAAAAATCAGTTGTGAAGGCATTGTGtttgttggaaacaatttttcctcaaaGTTGGTTTGATTCGATGGAACACTTGGTTGTGCATTTGGCGGAAGAAATTAGACTTGCTGGACCTGCTTACTGGCATTGGATGTATCCAATTGAGCGTTTATTGGGGAAACTAAAACAAAAGGTCGGCAATAAAGCAAGAGTTGAGGGTTCCATTGCCGAACGATATATGGAGGAGGAGATTGTCAATATTTGTGCTTTTTACTTTGCATCCGACTCGATTCACAATAAATTAAGTCGTAACGAAGTTTTGTTTGATGTACAAAAGACCGACAAATTAGAAGTTTTTAAATATCCATGTGAATCTCTTGGAAAAGAACGAAGTCGATATTTATATGATGATGAGCAATCATTAGCTGATGAATATGTTCTTCTAAACTCTCCTGAAGTTCAACCTTATCTAAG GAGGTACCAAGATCGAGTTATGAGACAATGTCCTCAGACAACGCCTCAACAATtagtgtaa
- the LOC135149574 gene encoding uncharacterized protein LOC135149574, which produces MRTRSQARKEALAKAETIVSTTMGDRPPVANDTKALKAFSEPKINDISSSIVRPAIEANTFEIKPSTIQMMTNLDRSWISNQVQSDKISLTPEYRNGVETFLKFASENGMGEDGTMKCPCKRCRNLNWLSIDDVRFHLLAKGMLEGYTVWTSHGEERGRKRSRTSHNRYCVWEPTRVEQPVDLNAMLHDFAVENSEFYNNLDTGTRNVEEVPNDSARKLYEVIVENGAPIYPGNTKYTRLSFTTKLLEFKNISHCSNKAFDSLLTLFADVLPKKHTLPQTYYEMKKIMKGLRVEYQKIDLCENDCMLFYGDDKDKVVCDICGKDHYRDVLRKDGKKILRHFPLIPRLQRLYMSKHTSDHMRWYKNRDVKDGEISHPADGEEWKNFDRRYPSFAQEIRNIRLGLATDVSTHLALPGKKHIVCGP; this is translated from the exons atgcgaacacgttctcaggcccGTAAAGAAGCATTGGCAAAAGCAGAAACGATAGTGAGCACTACAATGGGTGATCGACCACCAGTTgcgaatgatactaaggctcttaaggctttctctgagcctaaaatcaatgatatttcgtcgagcattgtcaggccagcgaTCGAGGCCAACACTTttgagatcaaaccgagcactattcagatg atgacaaacttggatcgaagttggattagTAATCAAGTGCAAAGTGATAAAATTTCGTTAACTCCGGAATATAGGAATGGTgtagaaacttttttaaaatttgcaagtgAAAATGGAATGGGAGAAGATGGTACAATGAAGTGTCCTTGTAAACGTTGTAGGAATTTGAATTGGTTAAGTATCGATGATGTTAGATTCCATTTACTTGCTAAGGGGATGCTTGAGGGTTATACCGTTTGGACATCacatggtgaagaaagaggaagaaaacgTAGTCGAACATCGCATAATCGTTATTGTGTTTGGGAACCTACGAGGGTAGAACAACCGGTAGATTTGAATGCGATGCTACATGATTTTGCCGTTGAAAATTCCGAATTTTATAACAACTTGGATACGGGAACTAGGAATGTAGAAGAAGTTCCAAATGATAGTGCAAGAAAATTGTATGAGGTCATTGTTGAAAATGGAGCACCTATTTATCCCGGTAATACGAAGTATACAAGATTAAGCTTTACCACAAAATTGTTAGAATTCAAGAATATCTCACATTGTAGTAATAAGGCTTTTGATAGTTTGCTTACACTTTTTGCGGATGTATTACCAAAAAAACACACGTTGCCCCAAACTTATTATGAAATGAAGAAGATAATGAAGGGTTTGAGGGTTGAATATCAAAAGATTGATTTAtgtgagaatgattgtatgttattttatggagatgacaaggataaagttgtgtgtgatatatgtgGTAAAGATCATTATCGGGATGTTTTGAGGAAAGATggtaaaaaaatattgagacatTTTCCTTTGATTCCTCGACTACAACGCTTGTATATGTCAAAACATACATCCGACCATATGAGATGGTACAAGAATCGAGATGTCAAAGATGGAGAAATTAGTCATCCCGCGGACGGAGAAGAGTGGAAAAATTTTGATCGTCGATATCCATcatttgctcaagaaattcGTAATATAAGGCTTGGCCTTGCAACCGACGTTTCAACCCATTTGGCCCTACCGGGAAAAAAACATATAGTGTGTGGCCCATAG